The proteins below come from a single Fusarium verticillioides 7600 chromosome 3, whole genome shotgun sequence genomic window:
- a CDS encoding alkaline phosphatase codes for MRSAVILYACGFLATAVTAEFDGNLNYASPSRRHARLGIDVPLVKRRSLKRGNTPYDASQLEFTHGVASGDPWPQSVILWTRVAPSTKSDDSETVVNGTAGHYSHETEKYIKVDPHPICVEWKVYESKSASGNGKPAASGRAYTTSDIDYTVKVEADGLKPLTTYYYQFKVCDSNVKSPVGRTKTAPTANDDVSDLSFAVFSCSNYPNGYFNAYGNAARKDEHDYVIHLGDYIYEYGANGSRASQPSTEIFTLHDYRTRHGQYRTDPDLQLLSQNFAWIPTWDDHEFANNGYRDGFSGLNNTEESFLKKGRKVTVDTRKVNAVRAYFEWMPIRQTDLDDGLRVWRSFQMGKLLDLIILDTRNYDRSITSLDWNDNYIDMIRDDPSRTLMGGRQENWFYRSLSKSKDRGAAWRIVGNQIIFSRITEDWGNGEVLPGDNWSGYVANRNRTLEHLYDNDIGNNIFLAGDSHQNWVSDLVWLGTKEYDNKTGAGSIGVEFAGTAVSSNGVGGPIEPAAGKAARARVQKNPELQWQEGYYRGYFILDVNAKQVSSRFYGSPSVASRNSWDIPLANFTVVSGDNHLKRPVAGGRAESGALRYGEVKHTNLTLNTETGEWKNVGFDTMYVKHD; via the exons ATGAGGTCTGCTGTGATTCTTTATGCTTGTGGCTTTTTGGCTACAGCTGTGACAGCTGAGTTCGATGGCAACTTGAACTACGCCAGTCCCTCTCGTCGTCATGCTCGTCTTGGGATCGATGTTCCTTTGGTTAAGCGTCGATCTCTGAAGCGTGGTAACACTCCCTACGATGCTTCTCAGCTCGAGTTCACCCATGGAGTAGCATCTGGAGATCCTTGGCCTCAGAGCGTTATCCTCTGGACTCGTGTTGCACCCTCCACCAAGTCTGACGACAGTGAGACGGTTGTGAACGGCACCGCGGGACATTACAGCCATGAGACTGAGAAGTACATCAAGGTTGATCCTCACCCCATTTGTGTCGAGTGGAAGGTTTATGAGTCCAAGTCTGCTTCTGGAAATGGGAAGCCGGCTGCCAGTGGACGAGCTTATACTACCTCTGATATTGACTACACTGTCAAG GTCGAAGCCGATGGCTTGAAGCCCCTGACAACTTACTACTACCAATTCAAGGTCTGTGACTCTAATGTCAAGAGTCCTGTTGGTCGCACCAAGACTGCTCCTACCGCCAATGATGACGTCTCTGATCTGAGCTTCGCTGTGTTCTCTTGCAGCAACTACC CTAACGGTTACTTTAACGCCTATGGCAACGCTGCCAGAAAGGACGAGCATGACTACGTTATCCATCTGGGAGATTATATCTATGAGTACGGAGCCAATGGCAGCCGGGCCAGCCAGCCTTCCACTGAGATCTTTACACTGCATGACTATCGAACTCGACATGGACAG TACCGCACAGACCCTGATCTGCAGCTTCTGTCTCAGAACTTTGCTTGGATCCCTACTTGGGATGATCACG AGTTCGCCAACAACGGCTACAGAGATGGATTCTCTGGTCTTAACAATACCGAAgaatccttcttgaagaagggtcGCAAGGTCACCGTTGACACTCGAAAGGTTAACGCTGTTCGAGCTTACTTCGAGTGGATGCCCATCCG CCAAACTGATCTCGACGACGGACTTCGAGTCTGGCGATCTTTCCAAATGggcaagcttcttgatctcatcatccttgacacTCGAAACTACGACCgcagcatcaccagcctcgacTGGAACGACAACTACATCGACATGATCCGAGACGATCCCAGCCGCACCCTCATGGGAGGTCGTCAGGAGAACTGGTTCTATCGATCCCTTAGTAAGTCTAAGGACCGAGGTGCCGCCTGGCGAATCGTTGGCAACCAAATCATCTTCTCGCGCATCACGGAGGATTGGGGTAATGGCGAAGTTCTTCCTGGTGATAACTGGAGT GGCTATGTCGCCAACCGAAACCGAACTCTTGAGCACCTATATGATAATGACATTGgaaacaacatcttccttgcTGGAGACAGCCACCAGAACTGG GTCTCGGATCTCGTTTGGCTTGGAACCAAGGAATATGATAACAAGACCGGTGCTGGAAGTATTGGTGTCGAGTTTGCCGGAACAGCCGTCAGCTCTAATGGAGTTGGTGGCCCTATCGAACCTGCAGCCGGTAAGGCTGCTCGTGCCAGAGTCCAAAAGAACCCTGAGCTTCAGTGGCAAGAGGGTTACTACCGAGGATACTTCATTCTGGATGTGAATGCTAAGCAGGTCTCGTCCCGATTCTATG GTTCTCCATCTGTTGCCTCTCGCAACTCCTGGGATATTCCCCTCGCTAACTTCACCGTCGTTTCTGGTGACAACCACTTGAAGCGtcctgttgctggtggtcGTGCTGAGTCTGGTGCTCTTCGCTATGGAGAGGTCAAGCACACAAatctcactctcaacacTGAGACTGGCGAGTGGAAGAATGTCGGCTTTGACACCATGTACGTCAAGCATGATTAA
- a CDS encoding tubulin beta chain, which produces MREIVHVQVGQCGNQVGSSFWQTVSGEHGVDGSGSYNGTDDQQRERIDVYFAEATKDKYVPRAVLVDLEPGPQDAIRAGPLGQLFRPDNFVAGNASAGNNWAKGHYTEGAELVEEAIDVVRHEVENCDHLQGFQLTHSLGGGTGSGMGTLLLSKIREEFPDRMMATFSVMPSPKVSDTVVEPYNATLSLNQLVENSDETFCIDNEALYDIYEKTLKIADPSYADLNYLISTVMAGVTTCFRFPGQLNSDLRKLAVNMIPFPRLHFFMVGFAPLTGRKMQGFQHLTVPSLAQQIFDNKNVMAAADFRNGRYLTCSAIFRGKLSTKEIEDQMLKVQTKNSEYFVDWIPNNVQTSVCSVPPRGLPMAATFVGNSTAIQEIFKRVDDQFSAMFRRKAFLHWYTSEGMDEMEFTEAQSNLHDLVSEYQQYQDAEIDDEVEEYEGEGEPEEYEG; this is translated from the exons ATGCGTGAGATT GTGCACGTTCAAGTCGGCCAATGT GGCAACCAAGTCGGCTCCAGTTTCTG GCAAACCGTCTCTGGGGAGCATGGCGTTGACGGTAGCGGCTC ATACAACGGAACCGACGACCAGCAGCGAGAGCGCATCGACGTCTACTTCGCCGAG GCCACAAAGGATAAGTACGTGCCCCGCGCGGTTCTTGTGGATCTTGAGCCCGGTCCTCAGGATGCCATCCGCGCCGGTCCTCTAGGCCAGCTTTTCCGCCCCGACAATTTCGTCGCCGGAAATGCCAGCGCCGGTAACAACTGGGCCAAGGGTCATTACACCGAAGGTGCTGAGCTCGTTGAGGAGGCCATCGATGTTGTGCGACACGAGGTTGAGAACTGTGACCATCTTCAGGGTTTCCAGCTCACCCACTCTCTGGGCGGTGGTACCGGTTCCGGTATGGGAACGCTTCTTCTGTCGAAAATCCGTGAGGAGTTTCCCGATCGTATGATGGCTACTTTTTCCGTTATGCCCTCACCCAAGGTTTCTGATACCGTCGTCGAACCTTACAACGCCACGTTGTCATTGAACCAGCTTGTCGAGAACTCCGATGAGACCTTCTGTATCGATAACGAGGCTTTGTACGACATTTACGAGAAGACCTTGAAGATCGCTGATCCTTCTTACGCCGATCTCAACTACCTGATCTCGACAGTTATGGCCGGCGTGACGACATGTTTCCGATTCCCCGGCCAGCTTAACTCTGACCTGCGCAAGTTGGCCGTCAACATGATTCCGTTCCCTCGACTTCACTTCTTCATGGTTGGATTTGCGCCTTTGACCGGCCGCAAGATGCAGGGCTTCCAACATCTTACCGTGCCCAGCCTTGCTCAGCAGATTTTCGATAACAAGAAcgtcatggctgctgctgatttCCGCAACGGTCGATACCTCACTTGCTCCGCGATCTT CCGCGGTAAGCTGTCGACAAAGGAGATCGAAGaccagatgctcaaggtgCAAACCAAGAACTCAGAGTATTTCGTCGACTGGATCCCCAACAACGTGCAAACCTCCGTCTGCTCTGTTCCCCCCAGAGGTCTCCCCATGGCCGCCACATTCGTCGGAAACTCCACCGCCATCCAGGAGATCTTCAAGCGCGTCGACGACCAATTCTCCGCCATGTTCCGTCGCAAGGCTTTCTTGCATTGGTACACCAGCGAGGGTATGGACGAGATGGAATTCACCGAGGCCCAGTCCAACTTGCACGACTTGGTCAGCGAGTATCAGCAGTACCaggatgctgagatcgacgacgaggttgaggagtaCGAGGGCGAGGGTGAGCCTGAGGAGTATGAGGGCTAG